Proteins encoded by one window of Arachis ipaensis cultivar K30076 chromosome B04, Araip1.1, whole genome shotgun sequence:
- the LOC107637069 gene encoding uncharacterized protein K02A2.6-like → MWRQMITRFGIPEVVISDNGTQFTDKKFAEFLTGLGIKQKFSSVEHPQTNGQVESTNKVILLGLKKRLDSKKGAWADDLASVLWSYRTTEQSSIGETPFCLTYGVDAVIPVEIGEPSPRLLLTGVEEAVEKDLVDEAREMAHLSEVALKQRIALRYNTKVLRREFEERDLVLRRNFVGLPTPGEGKLALTINVYLSVFPYLLFPNMYPTPSRPSTATRD, encoded by the exons atgtggaggcagatGATAACCCGTTTCGGCATCCCGGAAGTCGTCATTTCGGATAATGGGACGCAATTCACCGACAAGAAGTTTGCAGAGTTTCTCACCGGCCTGGGGATAAAACAGAAGTTCTCCTCGGTTGAACACCCCCAGACAAATGGACAAGTGGAATCCACAAATAAAGTCATCCTGCTAGGCCTCAAGAAGCGCTTAGATAGCAAAAAAGGCGCATGGGCCGATGATCTCGCCTCGGTCTTATGGTCCTACCGAACAACCGAGCAAAGCTCCATAGGGGAAACCCCCTTTtgcctaacatacggggtcgacgcgGTGATACCTGTGGAGATTGGCGAACCGAGCCCACGACTACTTCTGACGGGAGTAGAAGAAGCAGTGGAGAAAGACCTGGTGGACGAGGCCAGAGAGATGGCCCACTTGTCGGAGGTGGCactgaaacaaagaatagccctacGTTACAATACCAAGGTCCTCAGAAGGGAGTTTGAGGAAAGAGACCTCGTCCTGCGACGAAACTTCGTCGGGCTACCaaccccaggagaaggaaagctggcg CTGACGATTAATGTTTACTTGTCCGTATTCCCCTATCTACTATTTCCCAATATGTATCCCACACCATCGCGACCTTCAACGgcaacccgggactga
- the LOC107637067 gene encoding uncharacterized protein LOC107637067, with amino-acid sequence MKLPPGLSAPPNSVCKLERSLYGLKQASRQWNHKLCSVLKASGYIQLRADHSLFTKGSSTAFTALLVYVDNLVLAGNGMKEIERVKALLDAKFKIKDLGVLKYFLGFEVARSSQGILLYQRKYAIDLLDEFGLLNAKPSSTPMNYTAPLSKDAGSPLSDLTPYRRLIGRLLYSTNTRPDISFAVNKLSQYLDCATDVHFKAGLHILKYIKGAPARGILFSTASDLCLIGYSDSDWATFPDTRRSVSGFCFFLGSSIVSWKSRKHLTMARSSAEAEYRALALATCKGRWLTYILRDLQVPLRRPITLFCDNQSVIHIASNPVFHERTKHIEIDCHTVRDRVQDGSLKLLPVPSSEQVADILTKSLAPGPFAKIHCKLGKHDIHVPCLMEADRRESSS; translated from the coding sequence ATGAAGCTTCCCCCTGGTCTCTCCGCACCTCCCAACAGTGTGTGCAAACTTGAACGTTCTCTCTATGGTCTTAAGCAGGCAAGTCGGCAGTGGAATCATAAATTGTGCTCTGTTTTGAAGGCGTCAGGCTACATCCAATTACGAGCTGATCATTCTCTATTTACCAAAGGCAGCTCAACTGCCTTCACTGCCCTTTTAGTGTATGTTGACAATCTTGTTCTAGCTGGAAATGGCATGAAAGAAATTGAAAGAGTGAAAGCCCTCTTGGATGCCAAGTTTAAAATCAAGGACCTGGGGGTTCTCAAATACTTCCTTGGGTTTGAAGTTGCAAGGAGTAGCCAAGGCATCCTTCTCTACCAACGTAAGTATGCAATTGATCTCTTAGATGAGTTTGGCCTTCTGAATGCCAAGCCCTCCTCCACCCCGATGAATTACACTGCTCCCCTGTCAAAGGATGCCGGTTCACCTTTGTCTGACTTGACTCCCTATCGTAGGCTCATAGGGAGGCTGCTTTACTCGACGAATACTCGTCCAGATATTAGCTTCGCTGTCAACAAGCTCAGCCAATATCTGGACTGTGCCACGGACGTACATTTCAAGGCTGGGCTGCACATTTTGAAGTATATCAAAGGCGCTCCAGCAAGAGGAATTTTGTTTTCCACCGCCTCCGACTTATGCCTCATTGGCTATTCTGATTCTGATTGGGCAACATTCCCAGATACAAGGCGTTCGGTGTCCGGGTTCTGTTTTTTCTTGGGTTCCTCTATTGTCTCATGGAAGAGTCGAAAACATCTTACGATGGCACGTTCTTCTGCAGAGGCAGAATATCGCGCATTGGCGTTGGCGACATGCAAAGGGAGATGGCTCACGTACATTCTCAGAGATTTGCAAGTCCCTTTACGTAGGCCGATTACCCTGTTCTGTGATAATCAATCAGTGATTCATATTGCTTCGAACCCAGTTTTTCACGAGCGTACCAAGCATATCGAAATCGACTGTCACACTGTTCGAGATCGAGTGCAGGATGGTTCTTTGAAGCTGTTACCGGTCCCTTCCTCTGAACAGGTTGCCGATATTCTCACCAAGAGCTTGGCACCAGGGCCATTTGCAAAGATTCATTGCAAGCTTGGAAAGCATGACATTCATGTTCCATGCTTGATGGAGGCTGATAGAAGGGAGTCGAGCTCATGA
- the LOC107634957 gene encoding SPX domain-containing membrane protein At4g22990 isoform X1 yields the protein MVGFGKKLRESQIQEWKGYYFNYKLMKKKVKRYLEQMEVGAQNRHNVLRDFSVLLDTQIEKIVLFLLEQQGVLAHRLCDLAQEHHSLLQQPNNSNISELQEAYREVGRDLLRLLHFLEMNAIGLRKILKKFDKRLGYKFTDYYVKTRANHPYSQLRQVFRHVGIGAVVGVLSHSFADLHDLKLCQGSYISIYDQPSYTHQDPILESIKLAVDRLSNSTSFLQFLGRRAFIVQNEQLPSSPKDQIIMDDQFHFMSLLLNLANTFLYMVNTYIIVPTADNYSLNLGAAASVCGVVIGSMAVAQVFSSVYFSAWSNRSYLRPLIFSSIVLLIGNTLYALAYDLNSLPVLLIGRLFCGLGSARAVNRRYISDCVPSKLRMQASAGFVSASALGMACGPALAWLLQKDFRIFNLTMNQDTLPGWVMALAWLIYLLWLWICFKDPTNNKNEGILVSYQSNNAGPEIHVAVEDEQTQPLLMNTAESKQQENEDDEEENPDKETQKPITSIVAAYKLLTPSVKVQLYVYFMLKYAMEIVLAESSLVTEYYFIWSTSNVAIFLACLGLTVLPVNIVVGNYISNIFEERQVLLGSEIMVCIGLVLSFQAVIPYSVPQYVGSALITFVSAEVLEGVNLSLLSRVMSSRLSRGTFNGGLLSTEAGTLARVIADGTITIAGYFGQSQLLNTTLLPALFFCISSILATCYTYNSLY from the exons ATGGTTGGCTTTGGCAAGAAGTTGAGAGAATCACAAATTCAAGAATGGAAAGG GTATTACTTCAACTACAAATTGATGAAGAAGAAAGTAAAGAGATACTTAGAACAAATGGAGGTTGGAGCACAAAACCGCCACAATGTTCTCAGAGACTTCTCAGTGCTGCTAGACACTCAG atAGAAAAGATTGTTCTATTTCTGCTTGAACAACAAGGAGTTTTAGCACACAGGCTGTGTGATCTTGCACAAGAGCACCACAGTCTCTTACAGCAGCCGAATAATTCAAACATCTCTGAACTCCAAGAAGCATACAGAGAAGTCGGCCGAGATCTTCTGCGACTTCTTCATTTTCTAGAAATGAATGCAATTGGTCTGAGAAAGATCTTGAAGAAGTTTGACAAACGGCTTGGCTATAAATTCACAGACTATTACGTGAAGACGCGCGCAAATCATCCTTATTCGCAGTTAAGGCAGGTTTTCAGGCATGTG GGTATTGGGGCTGTTGTCGGAGTCTTATCTCATAGCTTTGCAGATCTTCATGATTTAAAACTATGTCAAGGAAGCTACATTTCTATATATGATCAACCTTCCTATACTCATCAA GATCCAATTCTTGAGTCCATCAAATTGGCAGTGGACAgattatcaaactcaacaagcTTCCTTCAGTTCTTGGGAAGGCGCGCTTTTATCGTGCAAAACGAGCAGCTACCATCTTCACCTAAAGATCAAATCATCATGGATGATCAATTTCATTTCATGTCACTTCTATTGAACTTGGCAAACACATTCTTGTACATGGTCAATACATACATCATTGTGCCTACAGCAGATAACTACTCCTTGAACCTTGGAGCTGCAGCCTCTGTATGTGGCGTGGTCATTGGATCTATGGCCGTCGCGCAAGTGTTTTCGTCAGTTTATTTCAGCGCGTGGTCTAATAGATCGTATCTGAGACCACTGATATTCAGTAGCATTGTTCTTCTAATTGGTAACACCTTGTATGCATTGGCTTATGACCTGAATTCATTACCAGTTCTTTTGATTGGACGCCTTTTTTGTGG GTTAGGCTCTGCAAGAGCAGTTAATAGGCGTTACATCAGCGACTGTGTACCGTCGAAACTTCGGATGCAGGCTTCGGCAGGCTTTGTTAGCGCGAGCGCTCTAGGAATGGCATGCGGTCCTGCACTTGCTTGGTTGTTGCAGAAAGATTTTAGGATTTTCAATCTCACCATGAACCAGGACACTTTACCTGGTTGGGTTATGGCTCTTGCATGGCTTATATATCTTTTATGGTTGTGGATTTGTTTCAAGGACCCTACAAACAACAAGAATGAAGGAATTCTCGTATCATATCAATCGAATAATGCCG GACCAGAAATACATGTTGCAGTAGAAGATGAACAAACACAACCATTGCTGATGAATACAGCAGAATCAAAGcaacaagagaatgaagatgatgaagaagaaaaccCTGATAAAGAAACTCAAAAGCCTATAACTTCCATTGTAGCAGCATACAAGTTACTTACCCCATCAGTAAAG GTTCAATTGTATGTATATTTCATGCTCAAGTATGCAATGGAAATTGTGCTTGCTGAATCAAGCCTTGTGACTGAGTACTATTTTATATGGTCAACAAGCAATGTAGCAATTTTTCTTGCATGCCTTGGCCTAACTGTGCTTCCTGTTAATATAGTTGTTGGAAACTACATCAGCAACATTTTTGAGGAAAG ACAAGTTCTGTTGGGTTCAGAAATCATGGTATGCATAGGACTAGTCCTAAGCTTCCAAGCAGTGATCCCTTATTCAGTGCCTCAATATGTTGGATCAGCCCTTATCACATTTGTATCTGCTGAGGTTCTTGAAG GAGTAAACCTTTCACTACTATCAAGAGTGATGTCATCAAGGCTTTCACGTGGAACCTTCAATGGAGGATTGTTGTCAACAGAAGCTGGAACACTAGCAAGAGTAATTGCAGATGGAACCATAACTATCGCTGGCTATTTTGGTCAAAGTCAACTCCTCAATACCACTTTACTCCCTGCACTCTTCTTCTGCATCTCTTCCATTCTTGCTACTTGCTACACTTACAACTCTCTTtattag
- the LOC107634957 gene encoding SPX domain-containing membrane protein At4g22990 isoform X2: protein MVGFGKKLRESQIQEWKGYYFNYKLMKKKVKRYLEQMEVGAQNRHNVLRDFSVLLDTQIEKIVLFLLEQQGVLAHRLCDLAQEHHSLLQQPNNSNISELQEAYREVGRDLLRLLHFLEMNAIGLRKILKKFDKRLGYKFTDYYVKTRANHPYSQLRQVFRHVGIGAVVGVLSHSFADLHDLKLCQGSYISIYDQPSYTHQDPILESIKLAVDRLSNSTSFLQFLGRRAFIVQNEQLPSSPKDQIIMDDQFHFMSLLLNLANTFLYMVNTYIIVPTADNYSLNLGAAASVCGVVIGSMAVAQVFSSVYFSAWSNRSYLRPLIFSSIVLLIGNTLYALAYDLNSLPVLLIGRLFCGLGSARAVNRRYISDCVPSKLRMQASAGFVSASALGMACGPALAWLLQKDFRIFNLTMNQDTLPGWVMALAWLIYLLWLWICFKDPTNNKNEGILVSYQSNNAEIHVAVEDEQTQPLLMNTAESKQQENEDDEEENPDKETQKPITSIVAAYKLLTPSVKVQLYVYFMLKYAMEIVLAESSLVTEYYFIWSTSNVAIFLACLGLTVLPVNIVVGNYISNIFEERQVLLGSEIMVCIGLVLSFQAVIPYSVPQYVGSALITFVSAEVLEGVNLSLLSRVMSSRLSRGTFNGGLLSTEAGTLARVIADGTITIAGYFGQSQLLNTTLLPALFFCISSILATCYTYNSLY from the exons ATGGTTGGCTTTGGCAAGAAGTTGAGAGAATCACAAATTCAAGAATGGAAAGG GTATTACTTCAACTACAAATTGATGAAGAAGAAAGTAAAGAGATACTTAGAACAAATGGAGGTTGGAGCACAAAACCGCCACAATGTTCTCAGAGACTTCTCAGTGCTGCTAGACACTCAG atAGAAAAGATTGTTCTATTTCTGCTTGAACAACAAGGAGTTTTAGCACACAGGCTGTGTGATCTTGCACAAGAGCACCACAGTCTCTTACAGCAGCCGAATAATTCAAACATCTCTGAACTCCAAGAAGCATACAGAGAAGTCGGCCGAGATCTTCTGCGACTTCTTCATTTTCTAGAAATGAATGCAATTGGTCTGAGAAAGATCTTGAAGAAGTTTGACAAACGGCTTGGCTATAAATTCACAGACTATTACGTGAAGACGCGCGCAAATCATCCTTATTCGCAGTTAAGGCAGGTTTTCAGGCATGTG GGTATTGGGGCTGTTGTCGGAGTCTTATCTCATAGCTTTGCAGATCTTCATGATTTAAAACTATGTCAAGGAAGCTACATTTCTATATATGATCAACCTTCCTATACTCATCAA GATCCAATTCTTGAGTCCATCAAATTGGCAGTGGACAgattatcaaactcaacaagcTTCCTTCAGTTCTTGGGAAGGCGCGCTTTTATCGTGCAAAACGAGCAGCTACCATCTTCACCTAAAGATCAAATCATCATGGATGATCAATTTCATTTCATGTCACTTCTATTGAACTTGGCAAACACATTCTTGTACATGGTCAATACATACATCATTGTGCCTACAGCAGATAACTACTCCTTGAACCTTGGAGCTGCAGCCTCTGTATGTGGCGTGGTCATTGGATCTATGGCCGTCGCGCAAGTGTTTTCGTCAGTTTATTTCAGCGCGTGGTCTAATAGATCGTATCTGAGACCACTGATATTCAGTAGCATTGTTCTTCTAATTGGTAACACCTTGTATGCATTGGCTTATGACCTGAATTCATTACCAGTTCTTTTGATTGGACGCCTTTTTTGTGG GTTAGGCTCTGCAAGAGCAGTTAATAGGCGTTACATCAGCGACTGTGTACCGTCGAAACTTCGGATGCAGGCTTCGGCAGGCTTTGTTAGCGCGAGCGCTCTAGGAATGGCATGCGGTCCTGCACTTGCTTGGTTGTTGCAGAAAGATTTTAGGATTTTCAATCTCACCATGAACCAGGACACTTTACCTGGTTGGGTTATGGCTCTTGCATGGCTTATATATCTTTTATGGTTGTGGATTTGTTTCAAGGACCCTACAAACAACAAGAATGAAGGAATTCTCGTATCATATCAATCGAATAATGCCG AAATACATGTTGCAGTAGAAGATGAACAAACACAACCATTGCTGATGAATACAGCAGAATCAAAGcaacaagagaatgaagatgatgaagaagaaaaccCTGATAAAGAAACTCAAAAGCCTATAACTTCCATTGTAGCAGCATACAAGTTACTTACCCCATCAGTAAAG GTTCAATTGTATGTATATTTCATGCTCAAGTATGCAATGGAAATTGTGCTTGCTGAATCAAGCCTTGTGACTGAGTACTATTTTATATGGTCAACAAGCAATGTAGCAATTTTTCTTGCATGCCTTGGCCTAACTGTGCTTCCTGTTAATATAGTTGTTGGAAACTACATCAGCAACATTTTTGAGGAAAG ACAAGTTCTGTTGGGTTCAGAAATCATGGTATGCATAGGACTAGTCCTAAGCTTCCAAGCAGTGATCCCTTATTCAGTGCCTCAATATGTTGGATCAGCCCTTATCACATTTGTATCTGCTGAGGTTCTTGAAG GAGTAAACCTTTCACTACTATCAAGAGTGATGTCATCAAGGCTTTCACGTGGAACCTTCAATGGAGGATTGTTGTCAACAGAAGCTGGAACACTAGCAAGAGTAATTGCAGATGGAACCATAACTATCGCTGGCTATTTTGGTCAAAGTCAACTCCTCAATACCACTTTACTCCCTGCACTCTTCTTCTGCATCTCTTCCATTCTTGCTACTTGCTACACTTACAACTCTCTTtattag